ACTTGTCGATAATATTAGCCAACTTCTCcgtaagccccccccccccgcgctTTGTACTACGTGACTTTATGGTAAATCGTAAGCACTTTTCCTTAATTTTTCATATTAGGGCCTATAAGctgaaatcaaattatttgatattcgttatcgttacatgtaatatatatagatacTATTTACTACTTTAAATGGCGATATTAAGTTGTGTTTAATCATCTAAAATACATACAATACTACACCTCTTGGGTTCTAGACATAAAACTTCCACTAAATAATTAGTAactgtattatcattatttgacctGAAATGTTTGTctcaatttgaattaaaatggTGGCTTATCAGAAATCTAATTTTACAGCTCCATATAACATATCAGTATGTTTCGGAAAATAGATTGTTTCTTCCGATGAGTTCTTACGTGTGTATACGGTACAAGTATACAGGAATGTGCATAGATCTGTAAATGTGAGATAAATCAAATACTGTAtggatataaatacatgtatatatttaatctAAAATTAAAGGTGCATCAAAACTAAGAAGAATATGTACTACGATAATTAACAAATATCGGTACGATTCAGCATGGAAACCCGTACGTATTAACAAACACAGGTATTTGTACCCGTTCAGTACAATTAATGACATGTAATATCTAACTAGAATTCTTTTCGGACATATACAGATTCTATATTGGAACTACCatgtgattatttatataattaatgcATCCAGAATGTAAGCAAATATAAtcaacaaacatatttttttttttttttttttttttttttttttttttacgtttcCGCGATTTTGACGTTTCAAGTTCACGAACTTTGACGTCGTTTTCTGTGAATTGTGACGTCGAAAGATAAGGGCCCTTTTCTCATGACGCCAGTCATATATCTGACACTAAACTTCTTAAATGTCCTTGATATTCAACTACGATACCCCTTACATATAAGAGAAATTATTATGAATAAATTATTCCTAAACTGACTTTATTTTAGCTTAAGCTTATCCGAACAAATAATGCCGAAAATCCGGACAACCCATTCCGGACAAGAATAACCTAGGTGAACTTAGTTTTGTAAAATACTCTGGAATCCGAACAAATTATCCGGACAACTATCAAAAGACATAAACGTTACTTAAATTAACAAATAAACCTCTAAACTTGGAAACAAATGTTCCGATCATAAGCCCTAATTAATAACTCGATATGAtctataaataaacaaactacTAGACTACATGACTGGAATGATATCTACTCGAAACCTGTCCTATCCGGACGCGCAAAGTCCTTATAAAAATTAGAATCATCCACTACAATAGATTTATCATCTTGAATACCTTAGACTTTCTCTGAAGATTTGGTTCTGAGTGTGTCAACCCTAGGGATGAAGATTCAAAAGTGACGAGATGCTGAAGCTGGGTTCCTTATATAACCTTCTACGACCAATCAGCGTTTGTCCTTTCTGTCCGGAAAATTTATACCTAATCCAAACGCTGTACGGATCTATGGAAATTCTGAACAGTTCCCGATTTCCGAACAAGCTGATTAAAAACCCTTTATAAACATTTAAGGAACAGCACAAGACCTTGTCCTGATTGCTTATATAATATTGACATTAAATTATGTAATTggtttaatgaataaaaatatctaagattacGTTGCTTTGTTACAAAAATCAAGATTTGAATCTGGGCCCCTTCTAAAGTAGTGCGCGCAAGGATATATGTAAATACGGAAGTGTAACTTCACAACTTAGTGCGTCGATGAGATTGATAAAATAAGATAATAGTTTACCACCATATGGTAAATATAGACAAAAATAGTGGTCAGTATCATTTTACAATAATTGATGGTAAAATCAATATACAACataattaaataatgaaaaatcagGTGGCAGAATCACAATATGACATGATGATTAATACAGCGGTCAATCAGACGAGAGGACGCATGGTTTAACATCCAAAAAGCGAGCGGTAATTGACAATTTCACTTAGAAATAAGTAATGACACAACTCAAGACTGCACAAAGTAGAATATCTGGTAATTATTAACAGTTGTAATTTAAGATAAAGCATTATTTTGCCGTATTTACGAAGGAATTTAGAGAAtaaaatttgtatatacattatcCGAAATGGGGAATGTTGTCAAAACACGAACGGTATGACTATACGTTATGTGAACAAAATCTGAGTTAAAACAAGACATAATACATGCTGCTCAAGCTTGATCAAATAATTTAGAATCAAGTACaataattataatgaatttTATCCAGAATGGACATACTTTAACATGAAAATTAGCACATGAGGTATCATATGTTAcactatatataatacaatatatatattcaagcGAGTGATGATACAAGGTGAGAATATAAGCTTTCAAGGTTGCGATATTGCAGAATAAATAGTAAAGCGGAGGCCGTGAATGTATTCAAGTAAGATAGTTTAAACTAATGGTCAGGTGACCACTGGCCGTGTGACATAGAAAGAACAGGAGGGACTAACCGTCATTCAATATATCTGGTGTTAAAGAAACAATCAACTCGATATGAAAACCTAATATGTCAGAACACCAAGTGCTTAGCCTTCCTAACCCTTTCAATCCAGCCACGACCCATTGAGGACCTGAAGTGGCGCACGTGACCCACTGTGTCTGGGATATCTACAAATTAACCAAATTCAGTTGTGAtgttgattacatgtattttaatagtTTTGTGACCTTGTAGACCATGATCGGTGAATTCACAACGTGTCAAGTTTAGAATATTCATCATGGAAAAAGGATGACATAGAAATTGTCCCATTGATACTAActaaaattaattcaaatgagCGAAACTTTGACAGTCTAGGGACGAAAGTGCGAAGGCAAAAATGTGAAGTTGCGAGGACACGGCGAGAGAAAACGCAAAGGCAGCAGAGGGAATCTGATATCGTTCTTCGTCATCGCAACTTTGCTCCTTCGCCTTCTTGCCTTTGCCCCACCTGGACATTAAGTTACTGAAACAAGATTATTACTACCCAgcaacaattttgaaataaagattGCAAGATAAAAATGGTTCATGTTTGCATAATTAACTTATTAAACATAcatgttataacgaccatacaatttgcaatatgctgactttaaacaagaccgaagaaacccctgcaccatcaacttgtttgtcagtagcctgcctacTATGTTAATTGTATAATAGAGAGAATAACTGTCCAAGAATATATgctttttcaatgtttattacAGTTAGTCTTGTAATCCCAATTGGGGACGAATTAGTATTTTCTACTGAATGTCGGAATGTGAAATTTCCTGACGATTGCATTAATTACAGAGGCTATGTGTCATCTTTACCATCACACTTCATTTTCctacatgcacacacacacacataatatTTTGTAGCGATTTGAAACTTAGAATAATTCTCACAGCAACATCCATTCAGCAGCACGTCAGATAGTGGATGTTGGATAAAATATATCTCCTGAATACAAACTAGAATGCCTCGTTCATACTTTTCTGCGGTTCACAAGATGTTGTATGTGCATGCAATCAGTTCACGAAGAAAGGAATTAATTCAGCCTGTATGCAGCTCCTCTTCAATCAGATTACATGAATATTCCTGAAACATAACAAGGATATGTTATCATTATGATATCATCATCGCATCTTTTAAATACGATACAGATTTCGTAAATTAAAAACTGAACGAAGACTGAAAAATACCAAACTACTATACACCATCATTTGGTAATactttaattcttattgtattctAGTCGCTGATTGGTCAAAATCAAATTAaggaacgcaagttatttttgcATAACCGTGTTTAGTATGGGGATACACCTGTAGCGGTATTTAATTACTTCATTATGTCACTACATGATTTTTTGGTTTTTCGGCTTGctaatcaatgttaaaagcgaaacgaattaggacatgccttattcatccaaagagctgatccaaaatgtacgaattgacaaaaatatacttaatgaatctcaagtggaacgagttaaccatgttacgttgacaaatagtaaagctaattCGTACTCatagagattctattttaactatgcataagaataaataatttacaaaagataatgataaaaacaaatattgataaaaaaaattaataaaaatgaaatatgtaaatgaatgaaCACTATGAAAATTAagtatgaaataagaaatgaacaaaaatttaaaagaaaaatgatataaatgtaacaggaagggagaaaatgcaacggaccagaccgggattcgaacccgggctcCCTGAATCTcttgtcaggtgctctaccaactgagctaacaggccactggcgatcgaacccggctgaccgctacattcctccctccttaaatgtcttcacaacTGAAGACatcatcaacccaggatctttatcccctggcaggcattttaacctgtcagttccaggggctggtctacgataccaaaatgtaacaggaagggagaaaatgcaacggaccagaccgggattcgaacccgggccccctgaatctctagtcaggtgctctaccaactgagctaactggccactggcgatcgaacccggctgaccgctacataaataacaagtttgaataagtaaaCAAAGTGGACCAACTCCAAATAAAAACTAAGGATAAGCAgcccaggaaattgaatcaacatcagacattcccgtactgatcatgtctagggtagacgtGCAAAATACATAGAATCACtgaaactgataaatgggttttacatgtaagcaatcggttatgaaggTCAAAATAATTAAGAGggattgtaaacagaattgaaaagaagaaaaatgtgttcaaaaatggtcatagtaccactgctagggacatgatcagacgagtaggtctaAATGAAGCTAGTAAGAGTTTCGCCCatattcatcctggtgaagtcagtaggtCTGTTGATATCATGTAAaccttatacggtaccaatttttatgcaccagatgcgcatttcgacaaataatgtcccttcagtgatgctcaaccgaaatgtttgaaatccaaaataacaatgacgttttagagctattacagGGGAGAACTGTGTACCCTGGAGaacaataaaagaaaatcacaaCTCCGGTTGAATATATTCACTATTCATCATCGGGACTATTATATTCGTTTGAAACTAgccgaatatacatgtatatattaaatcGGGGTTGTGATTTAGTAGTGGCAATAGTACATGTAATCCCACCACGTACCGAATCtctttgagaagattttctagGACATTTCACTCCTCTATAACAACACATGCAGCCAAATAAAAGCCAGAGAATAAacgaaagagaaaaaaatgtccACGCTAATCCTGTGTAGAGAGGCGGAGAACTTCTATTGATAACACCATGTACTTTGTTGTCACATTCGCATGTTTTTGGATATATGTAACTATCATAGTTATTTGGGCAATGTTGAACACACACATTCATTGGATTCTTATAATCAGTGTTATTCAAATGTTTGCATGGTTTGGAATTTGGGCAATCTTTGCTACAGTTTTGCCCCACAAGGACTTTGGTTTTTGGACACAATTCGACACAGAAATGACCATCAACGTATAAAGTTTTGGAACATTTCTTTGTACAGATTTTTCCTCGTGTAGAATTCTCGGTATAGAAAGGGGACGGACAGGAAGTCACATATCTGCAGATATTGTTGATAATTAACATGGTCTTGGGACATTTTTCTATGCATCGGTTTGTTCCCTCAATTATCACTGTATCGTTGGGACATGAAGTGGAATTCAGGCATATTATCCCCTGTTTAGTTTTTTTCTGAAAAGCCGATATATTTGAACAGGTTTTTtcacatattttgttttcaatataaaatttgtCTTTCGGACACTTTTTATCGCATATGTTTCCGTTATAAACATACTTCTTTGGGCATGATAGAGCACAAGTGTTATTATCGCTTATTATGTATGGGTATGTTGTCGGACATTCTGTCGTACAATTTGATAAGTAATGCTTTAAATAGGTTGGGCATTGGTCAAAACAATGATCTTTGAAATGATAAGCATCACCCGGACATCTTCTCACACATTCGTGTTCAATCCTTCCTTGAttttctttagtgtaatttaaGGGAAAGTGTCGAGGACATGCAGAAACACACGTTTTCTTGAAGAATAAAGTGTTTCTGGGACAGTTGGTCACACATCGTCTGGTCTTCATCCAGAGAAATTTGTCACGTGGGCACTCCGCAACACACTGCTGGTAATATATAGTAGACTTCTTAGATGGTGATGTATTGACATACGGGCTATCTCTCCCACATTTCTTTACACATTTTCTCTGATATTCAAAGGGTGATCTACTGGGACAAATAGAAACACATACGTTTTTGTAAGACCCCATCATCGCATCGCATCGTTCGGAACAAACGAAAATCTTATTAAAGGCCGACATGTTCAGAGAGGTAAAAGGAACTGAAGAA
Above is a genomic segment from Ostrea edulis chromosome 3, xbOstEdul1.1, whole genome shotgun sequence containing:
- the LOC125674822 gene encoding proprotein convertase subtilisin/kexin type 5-like, giving the protein MERFVYFFYLSIYLMVSTAESDVKCQPTEVLVKERVGYEKWQYECKRVCPSHQYVYRKKCYDNCPTYTSAKENGFIKYCVSDLENFNCPKSICQKEYPFCFDGNCIDTCPEYTIGYNNSCVLKCPLEARYMTAHSCEGICYTGRKTCFQRCPSSHPQVFRSPFLYHCLKECPYFTVTNGSRCEFSCPSDSPFLFNNTCHPTCPSSVPFTSLNMSAFNKIFVCSERCDAMMGSYKNVCVSICPSRSPFEYQRKCVKKCGRDSPYVNTSPSKKSTIYYQQCVAECPRDKFLWMKTRRCVTNCPRNTLFFKKTCVSACPRHFPLNYTKENQGRIEHECVRRCPGDAYHFKDHCFDQCPTYLKHYLSNCTTECPTTYPYIISDNNTCALSCPKKYVYNGNICDKKCPKDKFYIENKICEKTCSNISAFQKKTKQGIICLNSTSCPNDTVIIEGTNRCIEKCPKTMLIINNICRYVTSCPSPFYTENSTRGKICTKKCSKTLYVDGHFCVELCPKTKVLVGQNCSKDCPNSKPCKHLNNTDYKNPMNVCVQHCPNNYDSYIYPKTCECDNKVHGVINRSSPPLYTGLAWTFFSLSFILWLLFGCMCCYRGVKCPRKSSQRDSEYSCNLIEEELHTG